A single window of Agromyces aureus DNA harbors:
- a CDS encoding fibronectin type III domain-containing protein, with the protein MTTMMTNQTRRGRRAAASALMLALVGGAVAVPAAAYAANDPAVPTAPVVTSATPWRYLDDGTDPVKGGTDLRAWTGAAFDDSAWKSAAGSFGAKGGKLAAVGPRMPKTLLNQYLDGVKAPDVPTFFFRTSFTLEAGVADRVDQVLGDVVYDDGAIVWINGQKVAGLSDERVTGTTNQEYAGAGMSDPLAASFAADGDVLVDGVNTVAVALYQDRETSSDIYLDVTALRLTEAAPPVEPVSAPPSRVILTPTATPETSQSFSWLAGDATQTTGRVEIRPTAGGDIRSIDAYAAGAVNGNPLQHFSATVDGLAAGTAYTYRVGTDTGWSPWTEFTTADPKDDEFQFVYYGDAQIGLDTTWPKVVAMAEASAPDSIGSVHAGDLIDSASNETQWVNWFKGMQTSAATTNVMAAPGNHEYSGDKLLKSWKANFEYPHNNPTTETVGALADLADGDTDVAKQYAAYFAHWTQFATETVYFTDYQGVRFITLNATRDATFLTPDNLPSCAGADCPSTKLSSLWPEFQAAWLDHVLEQSPSKWNVVTFHQPVYSASEGRNEPELRTYWVPVFQKHDIDLVMMGHDHTYARGYNNDDVTETAGITDGPVYIVSNSGAKHYELETDAKNVWTNNNATQVLRGAGVTTYQVIDVSNDQLHYRSYLAEKTADATTDLPVGAVYDEFTVTKTDAGEKWVTEAGVEPPVEEPDTTRPEVSLVSPIAAGPFRELAVQVDATDERGLQRIVANIYKDGKLVKSTQSKVEGGAKSGSHKATVALASGDYTVKYNAQDLAGNISKTSTFAFTIDSVKPTVTIKDGAAYTVRGGDAGAYSLVSFKLYDAGKIDKVELNGKVKDLSNNAWSDVNFVKPGTFGAVAGLNTLVVFDVAGNTTTQTFTLG; encoded by the coding sequence ATGACGACGATGATGACGAACCAGACGCGACGGGGGAGGCGAGCCGCGGCATCCGCGCTCATGCTCGCCCTCGTCGGCGGCGCGGTCGCGGTGCCCGCCGCGGCCTACGCCGCGAACGACCCCGCGGTGCCGACCGCGCCGGTCGTGACGAGCGCGACCCCGTGGCGCTACCTCGACGACGGCACCGACCCCGTGAAGGGCGGCACCGACCTGCGCGCCTGGACCGGCGCCGCGTTCGACGACTCCGCCTGGAAGTCCGCGGCGGGCAGCTTCGGCGCCAAGGGCGGCAAGCTCGCCGCCGTCGGCCCGCGCATGCCGAAGACCCTGCTGAACCAGTACCTCGACGGCGTGAAGGCGCCCGACGTGCCGACGTTCTTCTTCCGCACGAGCTTCACGCTCGAGGCCGGCGTCGCCGATCGAGTCGACCAGGTCCTCGGCGACGTCGTCTACGACGACGGCGCCATCGTGTGGATCAACGGCCAGAAGGTCGCCGGCCTCAGCGACGAGCGGGTCACCGGCACCACCAACCAGGAGTACGCCGGCGCCGGCATGTCCGACCCGCTCGCCGCGAGCTTCGCGGCCGACGGCGACGTGCTCGTCGACGGCGTCAACACGGTCGCCGTCGCGCTCTACCAGGACCGCGAGACCAGCAGCGACATCTACCTCGATGTGACCGCGCTGCGGCTGACCGAGGCCGCCCCACCCGTCGAGCCCGTGAGCGCGCCGCCGTCGCGCGTCATCCTCACCCCGACCGCCACCCCCGAGACGTCGCAGTCGTTCTCGTGGCTCGCGGGCGACGCGACGCAGACCACGGGACGCGTCGAGATCCGCCCGACGGCCGGCGGCGACATCCGCTCGATCGACGCGTATGCGGCCGGCGCCGTGAACGGCAACCCGCTGCAGCACTTCTCCGCCACGGTCGACGGCCTCGCGGCCGGCACCGCGTACACCTACCGCGTCGGCACCGACACGGGCTGGAGCCCGTGGACCGAGTTCACGACCGCCGACCCGAAGGACGACGAGTTCCAGTTCGTCTACTACGGCGACGCGCAGATCGGCCTCGACACCACGTGGCCGAAGGTCGTGGCCATGGCCGAGGCATCCGCGCCCGACTCGATCGGCTCGGTGCACGCCGGCGACCTCATCGACAGCGCCAGCAACGAGACCCAGTGGGTCAACTGGTTCAAGGGCATGCAGACCTCGGCGGCCACGACGAACGTCATGGCGGCACCGGGCAACCACGAGTACTCGGGCGACAAGCTCCTGAAGTCGTGGAAGGCGAATTTCGAGTACCCGCACAACAACCCGACGACCGAGACCGTCGGCGCCCTCGCCGACCTCGCCGACGGTGACACCGACGTCGCGAAGCAGTACGCCGCGTACTTCGCCCACTGGACGCAGTTCGCCACCGAGACGGTGTACTTCACCGACTACCAGGGCGTGCGCTTCATCACGCTGAACGCGACCCGCGACGCGACCTTCCTGACGCCCGACAACCTCCCGTCGTGCGCCGGCGCCGACTGCCCGTCGACGAAGCTCTCGTCGCTCTGGCCCGAGTTCCAGGCCGCATGGCTCGACCACGTGCTCGAGCAGAGCCCGTCGAAGTGGAACGTCGTGACCTTCCACCAGCCCGTCTACTCGGCCTCCGAGGGACGCAACGAGCCCGAACTGCGCACGTACTGGGTGCCGGTGTTCCAGAAGCACGACATCGACCTCGTCATGATGGGCCACGACCACACCTACGCCCGCGGCTACAACAACGACGACGTCACCGAGACGGCCGGCATCACCGACGGCCCCGTCTACATCGTCTCCAACTCGGGCGCGAAGCACTACGAGCTCGAGACCGACGCGAAGAACGTCTGGACCAACAACAACGCCACCCAGGTGCTGCGCGGCGCCGGCGTCACGACCTACCAGGTCATCGACGTCTCGAACGACCAGCTGCACTACCGCTCGTACCTCGCGGAGAAGACGGCGGATGCCACGACCGACCTCCCGGTCGGCGCGGTGTACGACGAGTTCACCGTGACGAAGACGGATGCCGGCGAGAAGTGGGTCACCGAGGCGGGCGTCGAGCCGCCCGTCGAGGAGCCCGACACCACGCGCCCCGAGGTCTCGCTCGTCTCGCCGATCGCCGCCGGACCGTTCCGTGAGCTCGCGGTGCAGGTCGACGCGACCGACGAGCGCGGCCTCCAGCGCATCGTCGCGAACATCTATAAGGACGGCAAGCTCGTCAAGAGCACGCAGTCCAAGGTCGAGGGCGGCGCGAAGTCGGGGTCGCACAAGGCCACGGTCGCACTCGCCTCGGGCGACTACACGGTCAAGTACAACGCGCAGGACCTCGCCGGCAACATCTCGAAGACGAGCACCTTCGCGTTCACGATCGACTCGGTCAAGCCGACCGTCACGATCAAGGACGGCGCGGCCTACACGGTGCGGGGCGGCGACGCCGGGGCGTACTCGCTCGTCAGCTTCAAGCTGTACGACGCGGGCAAGATCGACAAGGTCGAACTGAACGGCAAGGTCAAGGACCTGTCGAACAACGCGTGGTCGGACGTGAACTTCGTCAAGCCCGGCACCTTCGGAGCGGTCGCGGGGCTCAACACCCTCGTCGTCTTCGACGTCGCCGGCAACACCACGACGCAGACGTTCACGCTCGGCTGA
- a CDS encoding sulfatase-like hydrolase/transferase, with protein MTRDDGRAATLNRRHFLIAGGAAIGAAVAAGDPLTAWSARAATSGARRPNIVIVLADDLGYGELGSYGQSRISTPNLDRLAREGVRYTDFYAGGPVCAPSRCSMLTGMHTGHATVRNNPEPGSGDEPLRDDEVTFALLAQAVGYRTALFGKWGFSPDDPTHPSGPNAQGFDEFLGYLTHTHAHDYYPDSLWHNADRLQLPENQGGGTGTYAPDLFADRALQFIEDHREDPFLVVLSTNVPHFPQQVPDLGQYAGMPWGEGNLAHAAQITRMDADVGRLVAKLEDHGIAEDTVILFVSDNGPHEEGTPAHDPDFFDANGPLRGYKRNLYEGGIRVPAIIWAPGLVGAAAGSTAVEPWAMWDLLPTVAELTSAPVPPFVDGRSMLPSFDDTADDVQRAERPMYFWRLEPYTTGRAQAAEGGRVRHAAEALRQGRWKAVRFAPDRDRSVPDDAWSVELYDLASDVGETTNVAAQHPEVAASLVALMKRSWIEPPMPREPWRPDGLTIEAPELVRAGASVEVRVTFANHRSQDVSNLGLQLRVPDGWSASPPRRRPVLRPGRSTEVLFTVVAGPALGGAQQVVAVATYTFAGAVAETTLAATVRSTPAPPQATSYVSDLEWLSSTNAWGPVERDQSNGKNGAGDGPAISIAGLTYAKGLGVHAPSEVSVYLGGACTRFTSVVGVDDFSARQGTAGSVVFQLWGDGRKLYDSGLLTAAAGARNVDVGIADVDVLRMVVTDGGNGNQTDHASWADAKVHVA; from the coding sequence ATGACACGCGATGACGGCCGGGCGGCGACCCTCAACCGACGGCACTTCCTGATCGCGGGCGGTGCGGCGATCGGTGCGGCGGTGGCCGCAGGCGACCCGTTGACGGCGTGGAGCGCCCGAGCCGCGACATCCGGGGCCCGTCGGCCGAACATCGTGATCGTGCTCGCCGACGACCTCGGCTACGGCGAACTCGGCTCGTACGGGCAGAGCCGGATCAGCACCCCGAACCTCGACCGACTCGCGCGTGAGGGCGTCCGGTACACGGACTTCTATGCCGGGGGACCGGTGTGCGCGCCATCGCGGTGCTCGATGCTGACCGGCATGCACACGGGGCACGCCACCGTCCGCAACAACCCCGAGCCGGGCAGCGGCGACGAGCCGTTGCGCGACGACGAGGTCACCTTCGCGCTGCTGGCGCAGGCGGTCGGGTATCGCACGGCACTCTTCGGCAAGTGGGGCTTCTCGCCCGATGACCCCACGCACCCGAGCGGCCCGAATGCGCAGGGCTTCGATGAGTTCCTCGGCTACCTGACCCACACGCACGCCCACGACTACTACCCGGATTCGCTCTGGCACAACGCCGATCGGCTCCAACTCCCCGAGAACCAGGGCGGCGGAACCGGCACCTACGCACCGGACCTGTTCGCCGACCGGGCGCTGCAGTTCATCGAGGACCACCGCGAGGACCCGTTCCTGGTCGTCCTCTCGACCAACGTGCCGCACTTCCCCCAGCAGGTCCCCGACCTCGGGCAGTACGCCGGCATGCCATGGGGGGAAGGCAATCTCGCGCACGCGGCGCAGATCACGCGAATGGATGCCGACGTCGGCCGGCTCGTCGCGAAGCTCGAGGATCACGGCATCGCCGAGGACACCGTCATCCTGTTCGTCAGCGACAACGGACCGCACGAAGAGGGGACTCCCGCCCACGATCCGGACTTCTTCGATGCCAACGGCCCGCTCCGAGGCTACAAGCGCAACCTCTACGAGGGCGGCATCCGGGTTCCGGCCATCATCTGGGCACCCGGGCTCGTCGGAGCGGCTGCGGGCAGCACCGCCGTGGAGCCGTGGGCGATGTGGGACTTGCTTCCCACGGTGGCCGAGCTGACCAGCGCGCCGGTGCCGCCGTTCGTCGACGGCCGCTCGATGCTGCCGTCGTTCGACGACACCGCCGACGATGTCCAGCGGGCGGAGCGCCCGATGTACTTCTGGCGCCTCGAGCCGTACACGACCGGTCGAGCGCAGGCCGCCGAGGGAGGCCGGGTCCGGCACGCCGCGGAGGCGCTTCGACAGGGGCGTTGGAAGGCGGTGCGATTCGCTCCGGATCGTGACCGCTCGGTGCCCGACGACGCGTGGAGCGTCGAGCTCTACGATCTCGCGAGCGACGTCGGCGAGACGACGAACGTCGCCGCGCAGCATCCGGAGGTGGCGGCATCCCTCGTCGCGCTCATGAAGCGATCCTGGATCGAGCCGCCCATGCCCAGGGAGCCGTGGCGACCTGACGGACTGACGATCGAGGCGCCCGAACTCGTCCGCGCCGGGGCCTCCGTCGAGGTCCGGGTGACCTTCGCCAATCACCGGAGCCAGGATGTGTCGAACCTCGGCCTGCAGCTGCGCGTGCCCGATGGATGGTCGGCGTCGCCGCCCCGTCGCCGGCCGGTGCTCCGCCCCGGTCGGTCGACGGAGGTCCTCTTCACCGTGGTGGCCGGGCCGGCGCTCGGCGGGGCGCAGCAGGTGGTCGCGGTGGCCACGTACACGTTCGCCGGCGCCGTCGCCGAGACCACCCTCGCCGCGACCGTGCGATCCACGCCCGCTCCGCCGCAGGCGACCTCGTACGTGAGCGATCTCGAATGGCTGTCGTCGACGAACGCGTGGGGGCCGGTCGAACGGGACCAGAGCAATGGCAAGAACGGCGCGGGCGACGGGCCGGCGATCTCGATCGCGGGGCTGACGTACGCGAAGGGCCTCGGCGTGCACGCCCCGTCGGAGGTGTCCGTGTACTTGGGCGGCGCCTGCACCCGCTTCACCTCGGTGGTGGGGGTCGATGACTTCTCGGCACGGCAGGGCACCGCGGGCAGTGTCGTGTTCCAACTCTGGGGCGACGGGCGCAAGCTGTACGACAGCGGTCTCCTGACCGCGGCGGCCGGCGCACGGAACGTCGATGTGGGCATCGCCGACGTCGACGTGCTGAGGATGGTCGTGACCGACGGCGGCAACGGCAACCAGACCGATCACGCATCATGGGCCGACGCGAAGGTGCACGTGGCGTGA
- a CDS encoding RICIN domain-containing protein, which yields MTDADLSARPGQQARRLIRTSWILIAAVAAALLSAPPADAAVSAAPAPSPRPVIDAPPPPTDPFPTSPGSEVVVDNVDPGFSSSAGGVPWATSSGMSGFLGTDYAYAFANSGATARWTPDVQTTGWYGVYAWMPDGVGKGRATAAKFTVNSADATTETHSVDQSVAARGEWLFLGNHRFDAGTGGYVELAAGVGGTGTVIADAIRLGPTQQESIVKQLDRAKAAGSTTVTIAPGTYKQAATLNLKNYPGMTINADGAWLVLTNPAGQALYIPSNGVTVEGLTITYETMPYTQGRVRETSAEAGGSMVVEISTGFRKPANPTGRVITWDADLRLQHGFADGGTFVWEDQAAGLLRVSGSTNPWLLSGAKVGDIVTIGDITSHTQAISVDGTDVTLRDVILRGAPAMGLMNAVGGGNLHLDGFQLIPPAKPQGATEEPIMSSVHDGLQFQSVKKGPTIENSLFVNAGDDTFSNPGVGPIEVVAVDAADPTIVTLRFEDDVWRRAHTGDRLQQWLGDVSATITALRKTDDPTDAKQLFTATLDVPSPWTVGTKVTSPDRMGADWVFRNNRVDSSGRGLLVKAPNGEITDNWIRGANAISVASEIWSNSHANAGGHLVIARNEIYSSPNSAGGVWNGCQRGAVSFEADESLGRTGFLSPDIEVTDNTFVDIRGLNLLIANAANVSVTGNQFLNSHRVWAPRDNRCDIVTTSVITVMQSDGVHFADNTIDWMGPYSTQPVTVEAGTSTNISGLPGGVALLNEHATTITGHHSVLTNAHSALRLAESASGAVVQQGAGLPAQTWRLEPTGTPGVVAIVHHASGDVLTANATTAAVTLTGDSGQPTQRWRVLDLRDGLVRILNQATGKALGTNGEVLTDGAPIGQYPAAGSKPQTWALADVTGVRAADPAAGTTQVEAPPSSVVAGAWERNGTIRVFAERLGQALAAPVTVGGITIPAGTRVNVHYVHADRIGSDNVRATFTGSLLFDGDVLAVASSATDLQATSAAFGSTGTTYSTHVDQGLEYDDEVDVSGRVVDLALTVYGGSDAVRVFTTAPSP from the coding sequence ATGACCGACGCAGACCTCAGCGCACGCCCGGGGCAGCAGGCCAGACGACTCATCCGCACCAGCTGGATCCTCATCGCCGCCGTGGCGGCGGCCCTCCTGTCCGCACCGCCCGCGGACGCGGCCGTATCCGCGGCGCCGGCGCCGTCGCCGCGTCCCGTCATCGACGCGCCTCCCCCGCCGACGGACCCGTTCCCAACGTCTCCCGGCTCAGAGGTGGTCGTCGACAACGTCGACCCCGGGTTCTCATCCAGCGCGGGCGGCGTTCCCTGGGCGACCTCATCGGGCATGTCCGGCTTCCTCGGGACGGACTACGCCTACGCGTTCGCGAACTCGGGAGCGACCGCGCGATGGACGCCCGACGTGCAGACGACCGGCTGGTACGGCGTCTACGCGTGGATGCCCGACGGCGTCGGGAAGGGTCGTGCCACCGCGGCGAAGTTCACGGTGAACTCGGCGGATGCCACCACGGAAACGCATTCCGTCGACCAGAGCGTCGCCGCCCGCGGCGAGTGGCTGTTCCTCGGCAACCATCGCTTCGACGCGGGCACGGGCGGGTACGTCGAGCTCGCAGCCGGCGTCGGCGGCACGGGAACCGTCATCGCCGACGCGATCCGCCTGGGGCCGACCCAACAGGAGAGCATCGTGAAACAGCTCGATCGGGCCAAGGCGGCCGGATCGACCACGGTCACGATCGCGCCGGGAACGTACAAGCAGGCAGCGACCCTCAACCTGAAGAACTACCCGGGCATGACGATCAACGCCGACGGCGCGTGGCTCGTCCTCACGAATCCGGCTGGACAGGCGCTCTACATCCCGTCGAACGGGGTCACCGTCGAGGGCCTGACGATCACGTACGAGACGATGCCGTACACGCAGGGCCGGGTCCGCGAGACCTCGGCCGAGGCCGGCGGGTCCATGGTCGTCGAGATCTCCACCGGCTTCCGGAAGCCCGCGAACCCGACCGGACGCGTCATCACCTGGGACGCCGACCTGCGCCTGCAGCACGGCTTCGCCGATGGCGGCACGTTCGTCTGGGAGGACCAGGCGGCCGGACTCCTCCGCGTGTCCGGGTCGACCAACCCGTGGCTCCTCTCCGGCGCGAAGGTCGGGGACATCGTGACGATCGGCGACATCACGTCGCACACCCAGGCCATCAGCGTCGACGGCACGGATGTCACGCTGCGCGACGTCATCCTTCGAGGCGCCCCCGCGATGGGCCTCATGAACGCGGTGGGCGGCGGCAACCTGCACCTCGACGGATTCCAGCTCATCCCACCGGCGAAACCGCAGGGCGCCACCGAGGAGCCCATCATGAGTTCGGTCCATGACGGGCTGCAGTTCCAGTCGGTCAAGAAGGGGCCGACGATCGAGAACTCGCTGTTCGTCAACGCCGGGGACGACACCTTCAGCAACCCCGGGGTGGGCCCGATCGAGGTCGTGGCCGTCGACGCCGCGGACCCGACCATCGTCACGCTGCGGTTCGAGGACGATGTCTGGCGACGAGCGCACACGGGCGACCGGCTGCAGCAATGGCTCGGGGACGTCTCCGCCACCATCACGGCACTGCGCAAGACGGACGATCCGACTGACGCGAAGCAGCTCTTCACGGCCACGTTGGACGTGCCGAGCCCGTGGACCGTCGGCACGAAGGTCACGAGTCCCGACCGCATGGGTGCCGACTGGGTCTTCCGGAACAACCGAGTCGACAGTTCGGGCCGGGGCCTGCTCGTGAAGGCGCCGAACGGCGAGATCACGGACAACTGGATCCGAGGGGCGAATGCGATCTCGGTCGCGAGCGAGATCTGGTCGAACTCCCATGCCAACGCCGGCGGACACCTCGTCATCGCGCGCAACGAGATCTACAGTTCGCCGAACTCCGCGGGCGGCGTCTGGAACGGATGTCAGCGCGGCGCGGTCTCGTTCGAGGCCGACGAGTCACTCGGCCGCACCGGCTTCCTCTCGCCCGACATCGAGGTGACCGACAACACCTTCGTCGACATCCGAGGTCTGAATCTCCTGATCGCGAACGCCGCGAACGTGAGCGTGACCGGGAACCAGTTCCTCAACAGCCACCGGGTCTGGGCCCCGCGCGACAATCGCTGCGACATCGTGACGACGTCGGTCATCACGGTGATGCAGTCCGACGGCGTGCACTTCGCCGACAACACCATCGACTGGATGGGTCCGTATTCGACGCAGCCGGTGACCGTGGAGGCCGGAACGAGCACGAATATCAGCGGCCTGCCCGGAGGCGTGGCCCTGCTCAACGAACACGCCACGACGATCACCGGACACCACTCCGTGCTGACCAACGCGCACAGCGCCCTGCGACTCGCAGAATCCGCGAGCGGCGCCGTCGTGCAGCAGGGTGCCGGCCTGCCTGCCCAGACCTGGCGGCTGGAGCCCACCGGCACGCCCGGTGTCGTCGCGATCGTGCACCACGCCAGCGGCGACGTGCTCACGGCCAACGCGACGACCGCCGCCGTGACGCTGACGGGCGATAGCGGCCAGCCGACGCAGAGATGGCGAGTGCTCGATCTCCGCGACGGCCTCGTGAGGATCCTCAATCAGGCGACGGGCAAGGCACTGGGCACGAACGGCGAGGTCCTCACGGACGGCGCACCGATCGGACAGTACCCCGCGGCGGGTTCGAAGCCGCAGACGTGGGCGCTCGCGGACGTGACCGGAGTCCGGGCGGCCGACCCGGCGGCGGGAACGACGCAGGTCGAGGCCCCTCCGAGTTCGGTCGTCGCGGGCGCGTGGGAGCGCAATGGGACGATCCGCGTCTTCGCCGAGCGACTCGGCCAGGCCCTTGCCGCCCCGGTGACGGTCGGAGGCATCACGATCCCGGCCGGAACCCGCGTCAACGTGCACTACGTCCACGCCGACCGGATCGGGTCGGATAACGTCCGCGCCACGTTCACGGGTTCGTTGCTGTTCGATGGGGACGTCCTGGCGGTCGCCTCGAGCGCCACCGACCTGCAGGCGACCTCCGCGGCGTTCGGCTCGACAGGGACGACCTACTCGACCCACGTCGATCAGGGACTCGAGTACGACGACGAGGTCGACGTGTCGGGGCGGGTCGTCGACCTCGCGTTGACGGTGTACGGCGGCTCCGATGCGGTTCGGGTGTTCACTACGGCGCCCTCGCCCTGA
- a CDS encoding DUF2306 domain-containing protein yields the protein MTTRRRTEWLAPAGLIALTLVPMAAGSSRLAQLGSGAQVTAENARFFDSPVPVIAHIIGSTVFLLVGALQFVPSLRRRRWHRLAGRVVAPAGLVSAASGLWMAVAYDLPDHSGFALMLIRVVLAPAMAAAIVVAFLAIRRGDVQTHSAWMTRAYAIGLGAGTQVLTILPWALLVGEPDRFTYTVLMALGWAINLAVAEVVIHRRARSGMFGPRPPIATSDVPSATDAARLS from the coding sequence ATGACCACCCGTCGCCGTACCGAATGGCTCGCTCCCGCCGGCCTGATCGCCCTCACGCTCGTGCCCATGGCCGCCGGCAGCAGCCGCCTCGCGCAGCTCGGGTCAGGCGCCCAGGTCACGGCCGAGAACGCCCGCTTCTTCGACTCTCCCGTGCCCGTGATCGCCCACATCATCGGGTCCACGGTGTTCCTGCTCGTCGGTGCGCTGCAGTTCGTGCCGTCGCTGCGGCGGCGACGCTGGCACCGGCTGGCCGGGCGGGTCGTGGCGCCCGCTGGACTCGTGTCCGCGGCATCCGGCCTCTGGATGGCGGTGGCCTACGACCTGCCCGACCACAGCGGGTTCGCGCTCATGCTGATCAGGGTGGTGCTCGCACCCGCGATGGCGGCGGCGATCGTCGTGGCGTTCCTCGCGATCCGCCGCGGCGACGTGCAGACCCACAGCGCCTGGATGACCCGCGCCTACGCGATCGGCCTCGGCGCCGGCACGCAGGTGCTCACGATCCTGCCGTGGGCGCTGCTCGTCGGCGAGCCCGACCGGTTCACGTACACCGTGCTGATGGCGCTCGGCTGGGCGATCAACCTCGCGGTCGCCGAGGTCGTCATCCACCGAAGGGCGCGAAGCGGCATGTTCGGCCCACGCCCGCCGATCGCGACCTCCGACGTGCCGTCGGCGACGGATGCCGCGCGCCTATCATGA
- a CDS encoding LacI family DNA-binding transcriptional regulator: MPQRNAATIRDVATHARVSSQTVSRVARGRPEVAPATRSRVLRAMQELGYRPNGSARALRGSDHGPLVVLYEAPGTNRTLSVLGVIAALARTAGSRLVTVPVFAGGDDLLATADLASARHVVSLDRAGAGRLGPESNAMLICVTSGPEGRDEHSGGDSAVEQVRALLGSSLSA; encoded by the coding sequence ATGCCCCAGCGCAACGCCGCCACCATCCGGGATGTCGCGACGCACGCTCGTGTCTCGTCGCAGACCGTGTCGCGCGTCGCACGCGGGCGCCCTGAGGTCGCGCCCGCCACGCGGAGCCGGGTGCTGCGAGCCATGCAGGAACTGGGATACCGGCCCAACGGATCGGCTCGCGCGTTGCGCGGAAGCGACCATGGACCGCTCGTCGTGCTGTACGAGGCGCCCGGCACGAACCGCACGCTGTCGGTGCTCGGAGTCATCGCCGCACTCGCCAGGACGGCAGGGTCGCGCCTCGTCACGGTGCCGGTGTTCGCCGGCGGCGACGACCTCCTCGCCACCGCCGACCTGGCGTCGGCCCGTCACGTGGTCTCGTTGGACCGAGCCGGCGCCGGGCGGCTGGGCCCCGAGTCGAACGCGATGCTCATCTGCGTGACCAGCGGACCCGAAGGGCGTGACGAGCACTCCGGAGGCGACTCGGCGGTCGAGCAGGTCAGGGCGCTGCTCGGGTCGTCGCTCTCCGCGTGA
- a CDS encoding sensor histidine kinase has product MTSPLRSLWSAPAAVPPPPRRVWRDWVLVGVLVPLVVVEAALRSEVPWRWAWAVALVLLVPTLLWRRSRPFTMLAVAFGAGTAFGLVTGGDPQLYTTAYFLLLVYAVMRWGSGRAMLGGGALALGGWAIGLVTGAPTVGDAIGSAAVVVTTWSLGLAFRWRAGARARELDRMRLLEREQLARDLHDTVAHHVSAIAIQAQAGLAVATTQPDAAAGVLRTIEAEASRTLDEMRAMVRVLRRDGGAVPAGVDAAERTPAPSAGDVRRLAASAAGPGELDVDVTVDGDHESLPPAVGAAVFRLAQESVTNARRHARDATRVDVAVQVDGSGVRLEVRDDGRPAASARPGYGITGMVERATLLGGTCAAGPAAGTDDAGGWRVSAVLPRAAWTGGTA; this is encoded by the coding sequence ATGACGAGCCCGCTGCGGTCGCTGTGGAGCGCGCCGGCCGCGGTTCCGCCGCCGCCTCGGCGCGTGTGGCGCGACTGGGTGCTCGTCGGCGTGCTCGTACCGCTCGTCGTCGTCGAGGCGGCGCTGCGATCCGAGGTGCCGTGGCGCTGGGCGTGGGCCGTCGCGCTGGTGCTGCTCGTGCCGACGCTGCTCTGGCGGCGGTCGCGCCCGTTCACGATGCTGGCCGTCGCGTTCGGCGCCGGCACGGCGTTCGGACTGGTCACGGGCGGCGATCCGCAGCTGTACACGACCGCCTACTTCCTGCTGCTCGTCTACGCGGTCATGCGCTGGGGATCGGGCCGGGCCATGCTCGGCGGCGGCGCGCTCGCGCTCGGCGGGTGGGCGATCGGCCTCGTGACGGGCGCACCCACCGTCGGCGACGCGATCGGCAGCGCCGCCGTCGTGGTCACGACCTGGTCGCTCGGCCTGGCCTTCCGCTGGCGCGCCGGGGCCAGGGCGCGCGAGCTCGACCGCATGCGCCTGCTCGAACGCGAGCAACTCGCGCGCGACCTGCACGACACGGTCGCCCACCACGTCTCGGCGATCGCGATCCAGGCGCAGGCCGGGCTCGCCGTGGCCACCACGCAACCGGATGCCGCGGCCGGCGTGCTGCGCACCATCGAGGCCGAGGCGTCTCGCACCCTCGACGAGATGCGCGCGATGGTGCGCGTGCTGCGGCGCGACGGCGGAGCGGTGCCGGCGGGCGTCGACGCCGCGGAGCGGACCCCGGCCCCGTCGGCGGGCGATGTGCGGCGGCTCGCGGCATCCGCTGCCGGGCCCGGCGAGCTCGACGTCGACGTGACGGTCGACGGCGATCACGAGTCGCTGCCGCCCGCCGTGGGCGCGGCCGTGTTCCGCCTCGCGCAGGAGTCGGTGACCAACGCCCGCCGGCACGCGCGCGACGCGACCCGCGTCGACGTCGCCGTGCAGGTCGACGGGTCCGGCGTGCGGCTCGAGGTCCGCGACGACGGGCGGCCCGCGGCATCCGCTCGCCCCGGATACGGCATCACGGGCATGGTCGAACGCGCGACGCTGCTCGGCGGCACCTGCGCGGCGGGCCCGGCCGCGGGCACCGACGACGCGGGCGGTTGGCGGGTCTCGGCCGTGCTGCCGCGCGCCGCCTGGACTGGAGGAACGGCATGA